A genomic segment from Peribacillus sp. ACCC06369 encodes:
- a CDS encoding cation:proton antiporter, which produces MDHLVFEVGTALLLVALAALVAGKFKISNVPLLIIIGMLVGPHAPQFGLIDLRFIESDEIIAFLGRVGILFLLFYLGLEFSVKKLMKSGKNIVTGGTYYIVINAGMAFVYGFLLGLPLKEVLILTGIISFSSSAIVAKVLVDLKRTGNNETELILGIIMFEDIFLAVYLSVVSGLVLSSSGSIWGTLLSTLIAIGYMLVFFVIARKASGILNKLFNITSDEIFIIVVFALLFFIAGFSETIHVAEAIGALLLGLVFSETEHSDRIEKLVIPFRDFFGAIFFFSFGLSIDPTTLGGAVWMVLGAVIITIIGNFVAGMIAGRKSGLSHRASANIGLTIVSRGEFSIILANLGIAGGLMPILTPFAALYVLTLAILGPILTKESKHIYNILNKVFKWTPPKVQKEQGKEVQ; this is translated from the coding sequence ATGGACCATTTAGTCTTTGAAGTGGGAACTGCCCTACTTCTAGTAGCATTAGCTGCTCTCGTTGCAGGTAAATTCAAAATCTCAAATGTTCCACTATTAATTATCATCGGGATGCTCGTTGGTCCCCATGCCCCACAATTCGGATTAATTGACCTGCGTTTCATTGAAAGTGATGAAATCATAGCGTTCCTCGGACGTGTCGGTATCTTATTCCTCCTGTTTTACTTAGGTCTGGAATTTTCCGTAAAAAAACTTATGAAGTCCGGGAAAAATATCGTGACAGGCGGAACGTATTACATTGTGATCAACGCCGGAATGGCCTTTGTATATGGTTTCCTGCTCGGACTTCCATTAAAAGAGGTTCTGATATTAACCGGGATCATCAGTTTTTCTTCAAGTGCCATTGTAGCAAAGGTACTTGTTGACCTTAAAAGGACCGGGAACAATGAAACGGAGCTAATCCTTGGTATCATCATGTTTGAAGATATCTTCCTCGCTGTTTATCTTTCAGTCGTATCCGGATTGGTATTAAGCTCCTCTGGTTCCATTTGGGGAACGTTACTTTCTACTTTAATCGCAATTGGGTATATGCTTGTATTTTTTGTTATCGCCCGGAAAGCATCTGGGATCCTTAACAAATTATTCAATATTACATCAGATGAGATTTTTATCATCGTCGTGTTTGCATTACTGTTCTTTATTGCAGGTTTCTCGGAAACGATTCATGTTGCGGAAGCCATTGGTGCATTACTGCTCGGCCTAGTCTTTTCTGAGACGGAACATAGCGACAGGATTGAGAAACTTGTCATTCCCTTTAGGGACTTCTTCGGGGCCATATTCTTCTTCAGCTTTGGCTTGAGCATCGATCCGACGACCCTTGGCGGAGCTGTCTGGATGGTTCTTGGAGCCGTCATCATCACTATAATCGGTAACTTTGTCGCTGGTATGATTGCCGGACGCAAATCCGGTTTATCTCACAGAGCTTCCGCAAACATCGGTTTAACGATTGTTTCACGTGGCGAATTCTCCATCATTTTAGCCAACCTAGGCATTGCTGGCGGTTTAATGCCTATACTAACCCCGTTTGCGGCACTTTATGTTTTGACCTTAGCCATTCTTGGGCCGATCCTTACAAAAGAATCCAAACACATCTATAATATCCTAAATAAAGTCTTCAAATGGACCCCCCCGAAGGTTCAAAAGGAACAAGGAAAAGAAGTACAATAG
- the ribE gene encoding riboflavin synthase, which yields MFTGIIEDIGTVHSLKKGKSSMELSIRSEKILEDVHLGDSISVNGVCLTVTSFTKSLFTVDVMPETVKASSIRTLKLGSPVNLERAMSAQGRFGGHFVSGHIDGTGTIIKKERKENAVYYVIQLEEGLSTFCIPKGSVAIDGTSLTIFGIERNLLTVSLIPLTHQDTVLGQKAAGDIVNIENDMIGKYIIHQMKNGDSKPGLNLEFLAEHGF from the coding sequence ATGTTTACGGGAATCATTGAGGATATCGGTACCGTCCATTCCTTGAAAAAAGGAAAAAGCAGTATGGAGCTGTCGATTCGTTCTGAAAAAATCCTTGAAGATGTTCATCTGGGGGATAGTATTTCAGTCAACGGGGTCTGCTTAACGGTAACGTCCTTCACGAAAAGTTTGTTTACGGTCGATGTGATGCCGGAAACGGTCAAAGCTTCCTCGATCCGGACGTTAAAGTTGGGATCACCTGTGAATCTCGAACGAGCCATGAGTGCACAGGGAAGGTTTGGCGGTCATTTTGTTTCAGGTCATATCGACGGAACCGGAACAATCATAAAAAAAGAACGAAAAGAAAATGCCGTATATTATGTAATCCAATTGGAAGAAGGGCTCAGTACCTTTTGCATTCCAAAAGGATCTGTAGCCATTGATGGAACGAGCTTGACGATATTTGGAATCGAACGAAACCTTTTGACTGTATCACTGATTCCATTGACTCATCAGGACACCGTATTGGGGCAAAAAGCGGCTGGCGATATAGTTAACATCGAAAATGACATGATAGGGAAATATATTATACATCAAATGAAAAATGGTGATTCAAAACCAGGGTTGAATTTAGAGTTTTTGGCAGAGCACGGATTCTAA
- a CDS encoding YihY/virulence factor BrkB family protein — protein MNKSIKFSKKLIKEIKEDRVTGLAAEQAYYYLLALFPLLILLLSILPYLNIDIQTALDTIKTFMPAETMEVIEKNIINILSERNGGLLTFGFLGTIWSASNGMNAFIHSMNIAYDVEETRNFIKARFISIVLTLGLVVAFIVMLGLPVFGKVIIDLLQQVIPIPEEMQILFSLLRWVIAVVVISLVLAFLYRFAPNKSFPIKHVIPGAVTATVLWLGISLGFSFYISNFANYSSTYGSLGGVIILMIWLYLSGLIFVIGGEINAILHRQNTIPKKQSRTIVHPVPLKR, from the coding sequence ATGAATAAGTCGATAAAATTTTCAAAGAAACTGATTAAAGAAATAAAGGAGGATCGCGTGACGGGGCTGGCAGCTGAACAAGCTTATTACTATTTACTCGCCCTATTCCCTTTGCTCATTTTACTTCTGTCCATATTACCTTATCTGAATATTGATATTCAGACAGCACTGGACACGATAAAAACCTTCATGCCTGCGGAGACGATGGAAGTCATTGAGAAAAATATCATCAACATATTATCTGAGCGGAACGGCGGCTTACTGACTTTTGGTTTCCTTGGCACCATATGGTCCGCTTCAAACGGAATGAATGCGTTCATTCATTCCATGAATATCGCTTATGATGTTGAAGAAACAAGGAATTTCATTAAAGCCCGCTTCATCTCCATTGTATTAACATTAGGCTTGGTTGTTGCATTCATCGTCATGTTAGGTCTCCCCGTCTTCGGAAAAGTCATCATCGATTTACTACAGCAAGTCATCCCGATCCCTGAAGAAATGCAAATTTTATTCAGCTTGTTACGGTGGGTTATCGCGGTTGTGGTCATCTCACTCGTCCTGGCCTTTCTATATCGTTTTGCACCGAACAAAAGTTTCCCCATTAAACACGTCATCCCTGGGGCAGTGACCGCAACTGTACTTTGGCTGGGAATATCACTTGGATTTTCATTCTATATCAGTAACTTTGCCAACTATTCTTCCACTTATGGCAGTTTAGGAGGCGTCATCATCTTGATGATCTGGCTATATTTGAGTGGTCTGATCTTTGTGATCGGCGGAGAAATCAATGCAATTCTTCATCGCCAAAATACCATTCCAAAAAAACAGTCACGCACTATCGTACATCCTGTCCCGCTTAAAAGGTAA
- the megL gene encoding methionine gamma-lyase, with protein sequence MTGKYKKFETAVIHEGYDSKKHLGSLATPLFQTSTFTFETAEQGERRFAGIEDGYIYSRLGNPTVQVLEEKIAALEGGEAGLAFGSGMAAVSAVLFALTKTDDHILCSQGLYGCTFGLLQLMKNKYRITHDFCEMDTEEQVRKMIRPETTCIYVETPINPTMKMIDLEMVVRVAKEYNVTVVVDNTFSTPYLQRPLEYGCDIVLHSATKYLCGHGDVVAGLVVGKKEFMKKVAGTTQKDIGGIISPFDAWLLLRGVKTLPVRMDRHSANAMEIFHELKKHPKVKKVYYPGDEASPDHYIMQKQMKHGGGIISFELHGTKKDAQEFLNKLELIKIAVSLGDAETLIQHPATMTHSAIPEDSREQMGISDQLVRLSVGLEAWQDVWHDLQQAF encoded by the coding sequence ATGACAGGGAAGTATAAAAAGTTTGAAACGGCAGTCATACATGAAGGATATGACTCGAAGAAGCATTTAGGAAGCTTGGCAACACCCTTATTCCAAACCTCAACATTCACTTTCGAAACGGCCGAGCAAGGGGAACGGCGTTTTGCCGGTATAGAAGATGGATATATTTATTCTCGCCTTGGAAATCCCACGGTACAAGTGCTTGAAGAAAAGATTGCCGCTTTGGAAGGGGGGGAAGCTGGCCTTGCTTTCGGATCGGGTATGGCAGCGGTTTCAGCAGTGCTTTTTGCGTTAACTAAAACGGATGACCACATCCTGTGTTCACAGGGGCTATATGGATGTACATTCGGGCTTCTGCAGTTAATGAAAAATAAATACCGAATCACTCATGATTTTTGTGAAATGGATACAGAAGAACAAGTAAGGAAAATGATTCGGCCGGAAACGACCTGCATATATGTAGAAACCCCAATCAATCCGACGATGAAAATGATTGATTTAGAGATGGTAGTGAGAGTTGCGAAGGAATATAATGTAACGGTCGTAGTCGATAATACGTTTTCGACTCCCTACTTACAGAGACCGCTTGAATATGGATGTGATATCGTCCTTCATAGTGCGACAAAATATCTTTGCGGGCATGGGGATGTCGTTGCGGGCCTTGTTGTCGGCAAGAAGGAGTTTATGAAAAAGGTAGCTGGAACTACACAGAAGGATATCGGTGGAATCATTTCACCATTCGATGCCTGGTTACTATTGCGGGGGGTAAAGACCTTGCCTGTCAGGATGGACCGTCACTCGGCCAATGCAATGGAGATCTTTCATGAACTTAAGAAACATCCAAAGGTGAAAAAGGTATATTATCCAGGTGATGAAGCCTCACCGGATCATTATATAATGCAAAAACAGATGAAACATGGCGGCGGCATTATCTCTTTCGAATTGCATGGCACAAAAAAGGATGCGCAGGAATTCCTCAATAAATTGGAACTTATCAAAATTGCCGTCAGTCTAGGGGATGCCGAAACATTGATCCAGCATCCCGCCACCATGACGCACTCTGCCATTCCTGAAGATTCGCGGGAACAAATGGGCATCAGTGACCAACTAGTCCGTCTCTCAGTTGGCCTTGAAGCTTGGCAGGACGTATGGCATGATCTTCAGCAGGCATTTTAG
- a CDS encoding oligoribonuclease encodes MYHLFTHNDLDGVGCGIVAKLAFGEEVVVSYNSIGRLNQNVGAFLEQAKIEDTLIVTDLSVDEDNEKMITQFVEDGGKALLIDHHKSALHLNEHDWASVTVEQEDGKQTAATSLFYQYAVENKFLEPSSIIAEFVELVRQYDTWEWEVNKNSTAKRLNDLFFMIPIEEFEMKIAKKLSTAESFTFDEVEQTLLNVEESRVDRYINRKKREVYQATVGPHTAGVVHAESYHSELGNELSKEFSHLDYIAILMVGSKRISFRTIHDDIDVSEVAGKYDGGGHQKAAGCTMSEKAYSQYVEKTFFAEPLKRDAHKNQLNVKESPEGCLYSTRDKKDIFIYEDEEEEWIVEINGKQQKKTFDTFGEAEKYMKRKYSAWLAHDERYEEFVNKG; translated from the coding sequence GTGTACCATCTCTTTACACATAATGATTTAGATGGAGTCGGTTGCGGCATTGTAGCTAAGCTGGCATTCGGAGAAGAAGTAGTTGTTAGTTATAATTCAATCGGTCGCCTTAATCAGAATGTAGGAGCATTTCTTGAGCAGGCTAAGATTGAAGATACATTGATTGTTACTGATTTATCGGTTGATGAAGATAACGAAAAAATGATTACTCAGTTTGTGGAAGATGGAGGTAAAGCGCTGCTGATCGATCATCATAAGTCAGCATTGCATTTGAATGAACATGATTGGGCATCTGTAACTGTCGAACAGGAAGACGGTAAACAGACGGCAGCAACTTCATTATTCTATCAGTATGCTGTTGAAAATAAATTTCTGGAACCTTCAAGCATTATCGCTGAATTCGTTGAATTGGTCCGTCAATACGATACGTGGGAATGGGAAGTCAATAAAAATTCAACGGCAAAACGGCTGAATGACCTGTTTTTCATGATTCCGATTGAGGAATTCGAAATGAAAATCGCAAAAAAGTTGTCGACGGCTGAAAGTTTTACTTTTGACGAAGTGGAGCAAACGCTTCTGAATGTTGAGGAGAGTCGGGTTGATCGGTACATAAACAGGAAAAAAAGAGAAGTTTATCAGGCTACGGTCGGTCCCCATACAGCTGGGGTGGTCCATGCAGAGTCATACCACTCAGAATTGGGAAATGAACTGTCGAAAGAGTTCTCGCATCTGGATTATATCGCCATCCTGATGGTAGGGAGTAAAAGAATCAGCTTCCGGACAATCCACGATGACATAGATGTTTCTGAGGTTGCTGGAAAGTACGATGGTGGCGGCCATCAAAAAGCCGCCGGTTGTACCATGTCCGAAAAGGCTTATAGTCAATATGTCGAAAAGACATTCTTTGCCGAGCCCCTTAAACGCGATGCACATAAAAATCAATTGAATGTAAAGGAATCCCCAGAGGGTTGCCTATATTCAACGAGAGATAAAAAGGACATATTCATCTATGAAGATGAAGAAGAAGAATGGATTGTTGAAATCAACGGAAAACAACAGAAAAAAACATTCGATACATTTGGGGAAGCTGAAAAATACATGAAGCGGAAATACTCGGCATGGCTGGCCCATGATGAAAGATATGAAGAGTTTGTCAATAAAGGGTGA
- a CDS encoding TspO/MBR family protein: MLIAITNLIFFLFVVTMNFLANFLPLNGQTSGEVSDKLDVLFTPAGYVFSIWGFIYFLLAIWVIRQFLGNHLNSPVYKASSPWFALSCVLNGSWLLAWHYEHFLLSVFIIIALLATLMVIYISIKKVEHTAFDLFPFSVYTGWVSVAAIADISYYLTYIKWEGYGISSVAWTIILLIAATILAFVFAGKNRDWCYPLVFVWAFIGIGIRNGAASPVTSDISYILAALIFIVSITIFIKNRRS, from the coding sequence ATGCTTATTGCCATCACCAATTTGATTTTCTTTCTATTCGTCGTAACAATGAATTTTCTAGCCAATTTCCTGCCATTGAACGGCCAAACATCAGGAGAGGTCTCTGATAAATTGGATGTCCTTTTCACTCCTGCCGGTTATGTATTTTCCATATGGGGCTTTATCTACTTTCTGCTGGCCATTTGGGTAATCAGGCAGTTTTTAGGTAACCACCTTAACAGCCCTGTTTATAAGGCATCCTCCCCTTGGTTCGCTTTAAGCTGTGTACTGAATGGTTCCTGGCTTTTGGCTTGGCATTACGAACACTTTTTGTTATCCGTATTCATTATCATCGCTCTTTTGGCTACATTAATGGTCATTTATATAAGCATAAAAAAAGTGGAGCATACTGCTTTCGATCTATTTCCGTTTTCCGTTTATACAGGCTGGGTGAGTGTTGCTGCCATCGCTGACATTTCTTATTACCTTACCTATATTAAATGGGAAGGTTATGGGATTTCCAGTGTAGCTTGGACAATCATTTTGCTGATTGCAGCAACAATCCTGGCCTTTGTCTTTGCAGGTAAAAACCGGGATTGGTGCTATCCTCTCGTATTCGTTTGGGCGTTCATAGGCATCGGGATCCGAAATGGTGCCGCCTCCCCGGTAACCTCAGACATTTCTTATATTCTGGCTGCTCTCATCTTTATCGTGTCCATCACAATCTTCATCAAAAATAGAAGGAGCTGA
- a CDS encoding cation:proton antiporter regulatory subunit, translating into MRIRESELPGIGQKFEIITRNDEKLVIVIHDDGRRELYHFDNEHEDVISSITLNDQESRQMASIIGGMVYKPQALETIEMSLGDLVIEWFKVEPGSKAINQTIGAIDIRSNYNVTVIAHSKKGKKQLNNPGPDSIIETGDTLVISGERKDIRNLTRELLTDERSD; encoded by the coding sequence GTGAGAATTAGAGAAAGTGAACTTCCTGGTATTGGCCAAAAGTTCGAAATCATAACGAGAAATGATGAAAAGTTAGTAATTGTCATTCACGATGACGGCCGTCGGGAATTGTACCATTTTGATAATGAACATGAAGACGTCATTTCGAGCATCACCCTTAACGATCAGGAATCCCGGCAAATGGCTTCCATCATAGGCGGCATGGTTTATAAACCACAAGCACTTGAAACGATTGAAATGTCATTGGGTGACTTAGTGATTGAATGGTTCAAAGTGGAACCAGGTTCTAAGGCCATCAATCAAACGATCGGTGCGATTGATATAAGGAGCAATTATAATGTAACCGTCATCGCCCATTCGAAAAAAGGAAAAAAACAACTGAATAATCCTGGTCCTGACTCTATCATCGAAACAGGCGATACCCTTGTGATATCTGGTGAAAGAAAAGATATCCGTAACCTGACAAGAGAATTATTGACCGACGAAAGGAGTGACTAA
- the ribE gene encoding 6,7-dimethyl-8-ribityllumazine synthase → MGKIIEAQLIGSGLKVGIVVGRFNEFITSKLLGGALDGLKRHGVDENDVDIAWVPGAFELPLIAKKLVNTGKYDAVIGLGTVIRGATSHYDYVCNEAAKGMASVSLDTGVPVIFGLLTTENIEQAIERAGTKSGNKGYEAAVSAIEMANLGKLIEQ, encoded by the coding sequence ATGGGGAAAATTATTGAAGCACAATTAATCGGATCAGGATTGAAAGTAGGAATCGTTGTAGGAAGATTTAATGAGTTTATCACAAGCAAGCTTTTAGGAGGGGCATTGGATGGCCTTAAGCGTCATGGTGTTGATGAGAATGATGTTGACATCGCATGGGTCCCGGGTGCTTTTGAACTTCCGTTAATTGCGAAGAAACTTGTAAATACAGGTAAATATGATGCGGTAATCGGTCTTGGGACGGTAATCAGGGGTGCCACTTCACATTATGATTATGTGTGCAATGAAGCAGCTAAAGGCATGGCATCCGTTTCCTTGGACACAGGTGTACCGGTTATCTTCGGATTGTTGACAACTGAGAATATTGAACAAGCCATTGAACGTGCCGGAACTAAATCAGGTAACAAAGGCTATGAAGCTGCCGTTAGTGCCATTGAAATGGCCAACCTTGGAAAATTGATAGAACAGTGA